The window CAGATTACCTTTTCCAAAGGGTATGGGGGTGATAATTATATAATTCGCTTTTTGTATTAGCGCCCTGTTCATGGACAAGCTCTTTTCGCCAATAGGGGCAAAGGGAGCCTCTTCCACAACCTCTACCCCCAGCATCTTTGCCCTGCTCCAGTCAGTATCTCCAATATTTAATATCCCACAGCTCACCTTATAGCCAAGTTGAACAAGTCTATCCAGGATAAATATCCCTGTTCCACCACCGCAGATCAGATGAACATGCAGACCCTTGCCTCCCTTGGAGTCTGATTTAGTCCTCCCAAGGGGTATCACATTAAACCTTCCTGTTAGGGGGTTATCTGTAATAGCAACCTCCATGCTGTAGACCTTTCTAATATTAGCAGGAGTTAATACCTGGTCAGGGGAACCTTCTGCAAAAATCTTCCCGTCCTTCATTAACACAACGTGTTCACTAAATTGAGCAGCCAGGTTTAAATCATGAAGTACAGCTACAACAGTAAGGCCAGTTGTCCTGTTAAGGCTCTGAAGCAATTCTAATAGTTCAACCTGGTGCTGAATATCAAGGTGGGCTGTAGGCTCATCTAAAAGAATAACCCTGGGTTCCTGGGCTAAAGCCCTGGCCACAACAACCCTCTGCCTCTCTCCTCCACTTATTTCTGTCACACTCCGGTCCTTTAAGTGCCATATATTAGTTATTTCCATTGCCCATCTAGCCAGGGCAAAATCCTTGGGACCCTCGCTTTCAAATCTTCCTAGAAAGGGAGTCCTGCCCATCAATACAGTTTCATAAACACTAAAGGAAAATTCAATTGTGGTATCCTGGGGTACAACTGCCATCCTTTGTGCTATCTGCCGAGGCTTCATTGAAAGAAGATTA of the Desulfitibacter alkalitolerans DSM 16504 genome contains:
- a CDS encoding ABC transporter ATP-binding protein, with protein sequence MVQFGSDIKVKNLQFGYGKNIILKGINLEIKPGSFLSIIGPNGSGKSTLLKNISKSVLPQKGDIELDSINLLSMKPRQIAQRMAVVPQDTTIEFSFSVYETVLMGRTPFLGRFESEGPKDFALARWAMEITNIWHLKDRSVTEISGGERQRVVVARALAQEPRVILLDEPTAHLDIQHQVELLELLQSLNRTTGLTVVAVLHDLNLAAQFSEHVVLMKDGKIFAEGSPDQVLTPANIRKVYSMEVAITDNPLTGRFNVIPLGRTKSDSKGGKGLHVHLICGGGTGIFILDRLVQLGYKVSCGILNIGDTDWSRAKMLGVEVVEEAPFAPIGEKSLSMNRALIQKANYIIITPIPFGKGNLANLQLSAEACQTGKPVLIMANDFEKRDFTEGHAQRLLEEMKQAQGVFVNTPQEIFEFLEKYN